The genome window GCAGTTGTCCCTGACTCTTGGATCGGCCCCATGCTCCCCCACCAGCATGGTCATGATGTACTTCTGGTCGTGCAAGGCTGCAATGTGCAAAGGAGTATATCCGCcgtgtgtttttgcattaatgTCAATGTCGACTCCTCCTTGCCTCGATAGGTCGATAATCTTCACAAGCATTTCACTGTTCCCACATTTGGCTGCCCAGTGCAGAGCGGTGAACCCTGACATGAAGTCCCTCTTCTCGGCCAGCTGGTTGTCTCTCAGCAGCAAGCCGTAAACTTGGCTCCAGTGGCCAGGCGGCACACTTGACCAGCCATTCATGCTCTGACTGCTCCAGGGGAACCAGGGAGGAGCCCCTTGTCTCTTGCTCCTCTGACGCCTTGGTGCTCTTCACTGACCTCCTCAGCTGGGGTGAGCTGATGCTGTTGTCCGTCTCCACTGAACTTCTCTTGTTCCTGAAGGAGTCCAGCTTTGGGCTTTCAGGAGGGTCAACCTTCAGTTTGCGGATCTCCACCCTGGTGGTGCTGGGTGGCATCCTCAGAGGCAAAGCAAAGGGCTTGCTCTGAATCCTGGTGGGCTTATTTACGGCACCCCCTCTTGGACAGTTATCTCCATTTGTGTCCTGCCTCTGGATCTCAAAATTCAGTATTCTTTTAATTCTAACATTCTTATATTTGCTCCTTTGCAACGCCAGCTCTATAGGACAAAATAATTCTGTAGGACTTTCATTTCCTTCACTCGCCTGTTCTTGATCAGGCTCAGAAACAGCTGATCTCTCCCCTCCTGCAGCATCATCGGAGCCTCCGGTCTCCTCACTCTGCGCAGGTGGGCGCTGCTGCTCACCTGTCAGCGGGATCTctttattttcagtgttttcCACACCGCTCTCTGCATGTCTGGGCACGGTCCAGCAAATGCTGATACATTTTCCTAACGACAACGTACCGGACACCGTCGATTTCTTTGACGAAAGCGACATTGTTGACAAAAGTCTTGAAAAGCTCCTTGTTCCGTTCTTTCTCTACGGGATCCTCGCTGTTTATGAAGTCTTTGAACTTACCCACCAAGTCGGATTTCTTcactttccctccctcctctatcATCAGAAACAGGACCGATTCTTGCGTCAAAACCATTATTTAAACTGTAGGATTTACAGGGATTAAAGTAAACACGTCTTACTCCCAGAGCCGCCCTGTATCCCTGTTACCTTTGTCCCAGTGACAGCACAGTAGCCCTCACCTGGCCGctcacttctctcctccccACCTGGAGGAGTCATTTTCCGGGATAGAGCGCAGACGTGGACAAATTTGACTAATATATGCAATTTTTTTCCCTACAGGCAAAGTGGCTGTATAATTCAACTGAAGAATAATAATGCATCAAGTTTATCTCACTGTCACaagaaaagtaaagattttGGTAGCATATATCAGTAAGTCTGAGTGgggtttttctgtctttctttttaaaagaacaaataatTTAACAAgaagcatgtttttatttgttagaAAAGACCACATACTAACCCTAACCATTAAGTGTCTACTAACCAAGTATGTAAATGAGAATTAATGTTGAATTCAAAAACTTATAATGCATTCATTTACATAATACTTGAACTTTGAGTTATTAGGGCACGCATGAAGAGTCCAActtttactataataatactactactgctaataatacaacaataatgggaacgcctcgggatccccccagtcggagctggcggatgtggcccggaaaaggggtttggggttccctactgtagctgctgtccccgcgacccgaccccggataagcagtagacgatggatagatggcaaatacagtaatacatttaaaacattatattatgctaaattatacaaacacttgacattttactataaataatagagtaaactgaaggaaatgcaaccctgttactgaatgtcaaccctgttactctaattatagtaacagggttgcagatcaatgctaattttagcttttacctcaggaattaatgctagctgcacaatgtaatgctactgtcaaggaatgaacacacttagatatctaactaaagaaagatatgtttgaaattaatttgttttagtctcataatgtgagtaacagggttgcgtttgtgtgagtccacactccatcaagagtgaaaagattggaaatatattaaaaataaaagggaggacttacctttggtctaACCATGGTAGTAGaacatgacttgctgatgtaatttcctctgtgtcatgtgactagcagttttttcacttcctctaccaagctaaaaaggtttcggtaacagggtagcgcgcatgttgtgggacacactttcagtgtaaaattactgttatttcaaatatgtttatgatttaaaaaattgattttatcaatacaagagacatatatcaatataataaaaccaaaaaaaaacctatattaaatgttatatttgacatgcaggTTGATCAtcaagaagctgggacaagagcaaaatgctattttaggggtgtttgagagctatttgatattttaaaacaactttttctgcaactttatatacacTTTGTCTCAatacaagtatatttaacacaacaagtccatggtttagctttttgggcatggattattagatgttttatatgtcggacatgaaatgtcctccaattctggaatgacccatgTATATATCTAAGGATTATCAAAAACGTTTCTTTGGCCAATCATTACCAGGTTTTCGAAACTCTAAAGTATTAATATCACCCTCACAATCCAGTATTGGTCGGGCCCTaacaacatacatacacaaagtttataaatgtttaatgtaaactgGATGCCAACATAGAGCTGTGAAAAGTAGCCTACAAATCCCCAGGGCACTGGCTACATGCAcagtacaaaacacacaacacaaacacactgatttTATAATTGGATTTAATTAGACACAATATTGAAACGCTGTTAGATGGCTTGCCCTGATTGGCTGAGTCACACTCCAGTAATAATCAACCTGTGACCTCATttaatcatttgaatatttatgcACTATTTAGAAaacgacacagacacacatagttGTCTACACTGAAGCGATGATTAGGTGTTTTATTATCTCCACCGCTGACACATATTTGTGCTCTCCTTCTGTCGCTCTGCGGTGCTGCTCGCTCGTGTCCTGGCTTGCAATGTGTGTAGAATGACATTCCTGGATTGTGAATGGGAGTTCCCGATAAGTGGCCATATTGGAACGCATCTGACCCGCGCAAAGATGTAACCTGAACGTCAAGATAGTTCATTTCCTACTTTAACGTACGTATAAACGTTGACCGTGGAAACGCTGCGAGGCTACTTTAAACTGCTCCAAATTcaaagtatataaatatgtatttatttatttgggaaGCAATCtttataatgaataaaaacagaatcTAATTTAAAAACCGTGAGTATTCATTAAATGTATGACATCCGCATTAGTACGCGTGCGCACAACAGTAGTACCTACTCAAACCCCCGTGAGTTCTGTTTACCGACTTATTTTTATACTATCCCGTGCTATAAAGTTACTATAAATCAAGCAATCCCTTTTGTACTCTCGTCGACTCCCAAGCCAAAGTCGAATTAACGAAAATAAACGATTTAAATCGACTGAACGAAACATAAGTGAAGTAGCAGGGAATCATCTTGTCGCCTAGCTAGTAGCCTCCCTGCCCAGTTACCAGCTATTCTCCGTCTTGTGTCCCTCTCTTCCTATCTCTGTCAGCTCGGCTCAGTAGTTTAGCAGGCTAGTACGGAGAGACGAGGGCTGCTCCCTTTCGCCTCTGCTCAGTCTGCCCAGCACACTAATACCATACATTCCGCACCATGGCTGCCACAGACGTTGACGTGTTTTCGGTAAGTAAAAGCCCTTtggtttcttgtttttttctgcccGTTGCAACCGAAAACAATGCAAATGCAGCCACGGTAATACTTGGTTGTAATtagtaaaagtgtgtgtgtgtgttagctgctGGGAAGCTAAGCCTCCCCCGCTTTTGAAGCCTGTAATGTGGGCACAGCCGAGATGGTGGAAGTGATTTCTGTGAGGTTTCTTTTTGTTGAGACAGATTAAGGTGACGTTGCTATTTATTGACCCTTTTTAATGTCGTGTTTTTGGCGTTTATATccatcagaaatcctttatacATGCATGCGTTGTTGCACATATGGGTGTATTGACGTTATTAGGAGtggctgtaaacacaacatatttagGAAGGCTACTCTATCATATTGCTGTTTTTGaatataacaaatacaatttaataactACAATTATAGACAGTAGTAACTAACCACAGTGTGCTGGCCTCAGTCCTACAATGTGTTGTCATGTGGTTTCATTGTAACTTCCTGTTTAGGTGCGCCATTAAACTTGTCGTTCACTTTCTTGATTCATAATGTGATGTTTACACCAAAGGCCAAAGATGCCAAACCAGCTTTGGCTACTACCTGTGTTTCACTGGTTTACAGTGGTAGGTTGGGCATACTATcagatgagagtggaatgtatCCTGCATTGTTTTCATAGTGACAAGCCCTGTTGTCAGTCAGGTCAGGTGTGGGCCCATAGGTACAATGTGGTGATGTAATTCAGGCAAAAATAATTAGCAATAATATGGAGTAATATCGTCAGCTCTCAAGCATTCACACAACAAAGTATTTCGAAAGCCAATATTATAGTGACGAGGCGAAATACACAGGAGGGGATTTAAAGAGGGTGATTAACTTTTTGTCAGATGCTTAAAGGGATCCTTGCGGTGGTGAATTGGACAGTAAGCACTGAGTTTCAGGGATAAAGAGATTAAGAACACACTCCGGGCCACTCCTACCACTTCTTGGCGCAACACGTCTGCGAAGAAAGGAAAGGATCCATAAATGCATAGGATACTGCACACTTGGCTTTTCCTAAATTAGGAAGGTGTCCAAAAGGGAGTGCAGTTTACAGGGGGTATTGCCAACTTGTGATTTATAAAAGGACTCTTTTGGAATACAAAATAAGATAATTGATTCACGAGAAAACTGCCGAGATTGCAGTGAAACAGGCCAGTGGAGCAACATTGTTAGCATAGTTGCCTGACTGTCTGTCCGACTTCCTGTCTAACTTTTCTGAACTAAGTGAGACTATATTGAACAAACTGACTGAACTCGCCTGGCAGTTTGTGTAAAGGGCACGCGGTTAATTATGTGCAGCTATTGATGAGGATATGTGTGATTGGTTGCATGGTTGGCCCACATTAATCCCATCCCATGGACATTGTAGATTTGAGATTACTTTCTAGGCCAGAGCCATGTGCGGCGATCAATGGAGCCAACTACTCATCTATTGTTTTCACTCATTGATTGTATTAGTGTGTAGCATATAGAAAAGGATGCTGTTCATGTAAATGGTTATGCAATGAAATGCCCTACAACATATTTAGCATGTACAATGCTTGCTGACCCCGAACAGTATCGTCTCTACCGTGAGGCCTGCATGTATAAAATGAAATTATCTTTTATAAAGTGCTTAAAGGCAAGAGACAAGGCATGAGGAATTGTGAGGCAAGTCGCTTGCACGGTAAAACTGCTGCTTTGCTTGTTTGTGCAGTGTGATGGTAACGTGCGAATACATTGTCTCCATGTGTGTTATATTCAGTCTACATTCGTTTATTTGCAATGCGTTCATGTTGTTCTGCCGTATGTTACTCGCGACAGATTGCCGGTCGAGCACACTGATTGTTGTGTGTCAGCAGTGATGTTGGCTGTATATAGAACATAAAGGCCAAAACTGCCTACAGGCGAGCTTGTCAAATTGGATGTTGTAGATGAATGATGACAGCCGAGCTGCAGCTTCTGTGGTGATGAGTCAATATTCATCTATAGAATAGGTCAGAATGTCTCAAAGAACGGTTAGGAGCCTAAATTGTGATGCCCTAAGATAAAAATAACTTTCAGAATAACGTTGGAAAAAGTATAAATGAGGCagtaatgtttgttttgatgttcaAATACCATCATTCTGTTTgaacaaagggggggggggggggagttcaCCATAACATTTAGTCCACATTGAACAGCTGTTGACAGTATGGCCTGGAAGTTAGACTGTAAGATAGCCTCCTAAGTTTAATACTTGCAGCACCCAGTGAATCCATCAGCAGTCATGTGTGTCGTTAAAAGGCTCTACAGCTTAAAGTGCCTTCAGTGTAATGTACATTTGCTTCACATTGGATAcggatgtgtttttaatcagtATAAACAGTGCAAAGGCTGCATGAAGTCACATTTTTGGATTTGAAAACATTGCAACTTGCCCGACACATGTGAATACTGACTTGGCTGAGATGGCTTTAGCAGGGCGGACGacaacacaacaaactaaaCTGTAGTCAAAActacatgtatgtgtgcatgatGCAAGAAAtctctgttgtttgtttctcttcttttgaTTAATCATATCATAACATAATGAAAGCAGGATTTGCTGCATCCAAAAAGAGCACAGAATAAGATCTTTTAATTCCCCGAGCTGTGCACGTCCGATTTCAGTTACTACAGCATTCAATACCATTTATAGCTAGTCTAGATCTTGAATACTAAGCTTTTACTTGCAATGAGTTTTGACCTCTAATCCGTAAAGAAAGTACACAAATAACTGACAGAAcaataaaaactgttttgttaGGATACATTAATTTTCTTCTTCAGTTCAGTGATAATAAGGaaactgtttatttttgaaaaggCCTATATGAGCGAGCAGTACGTTCATCTCGTAAAGAAATGGTCCGTGTCTCCTCTTCCGTCTTTCTGTCTCATTTCTTTGCTTTCCTGTTGGACAGAGATGAGTGATAAGGCCGAGCTGGTATGTGGCCTTACACCTCGTTCATGACTGATAGactggagagagggggggggggggggaagagagatggCATTTGATAAGATAATaaactagtttttttttttttttatctctgtggTCGTGACTGCCTAATGTCACACACGCACGTCCTCCAGATCTCAGCCGTCAACATTTTTGCCATTACAACGTCACCGCTAGCACAAGTAGCAGCAGGTGAACGACTTGACAAAATCTCTAGGTGTGGTAAGAGAGCTGTCAATATTGCAAACACATCTTTTCCAAGTTGTGTTTGGTGACCCTTTTTTTTTCAgatgtcaaaaataataatttatcagTCTTTAAACATTATTACAATTCAAAGGACATCAGGCACTTCATACATTTATGAGACCGTCATTGGACGGAAAGCTTCATCAAAACACCAGTAGTGAATGTGCGTGTGGGTTTGTCATTGAGGTTGTCATGTGGTCGCCGCCCCTCACAGATGCTAAGTTAAATTAGGCCCAAAGTGTCTCCAGAAGCCCCCAAACCAATATCcgctctcaacacacacacacacaaaaaaaaagctttgttgCTTGCAGTGAGTACACTGAAACAATTATACTTAGCCTAGGCTTAGTTTCCCCAATTTGTCAACCAACCGCCTGCTGTGGTTGGTAATGAGACGATTGATCCTTCAAAAAACAACTCAGTATTTGACATAGTACTCACATtttttcataaatataaatCGGTAGTTTCATGTTTTCACAAGGTAGGATTTCACATTTTGGACGTCAGCCCAGAGCATGTTACACTAAGTCCTTAGACTCTCTTTAGTATGCATACGTCTCACACCAGGTCAGCTTAAGTGCAGATTCTACTGTCAGGTTAAGTCTATGATACGAAAGTCAGTGCCATTAATGTCCATTCTTGTTTGTTGTGTCAAGATCAAAATGTTAAAGTcaattgagaaaaaaaaaaaaaaaaaaaaaaaactacaacattgtcaaaatataatatttactaGCATTAAAAACACGTCATTTTCAGGAACTACTAATGGATGAATCATTCAGTCATCACTTCAGCCCTACTCATCCGTCATGTCGGCCCCTTCTTCTCTAGCAGTAAGATTTACACAAATAACATGTCATGCTACaatttatattatgtatgtatagagTATATATGTCTTAAAATAATGTGGAAAATCGAAGTTAtcgaaagaaaaaacaataccATTGAGAAAAATATGGATATCTGGCCTCCTTAAAATTTCATGTGAAAGCTGGACATTTAAGTGAAACTAGTTCTACACAAAGTGCACCTTAAGTTGTAGTAAATATTTGAAGCCTTTTCAAAGCAGgcttccctctgtgtgtgtcgtcctccccccccccgcccgCCCATACAAGCAGCAtcagctgcagcagtgtgtcTCCGTCTGTCAGGTTGAAGCTCACTGAGGCAGAGATGAGCTGCAAACACAAGTTAGACACAAGTCAGGTGGGAATGGAGGCCAGAAGGCGAGAGGGAAGCTGAAGAGGAGATagaaagacagcagaggaggggggggtcTGCTGCAGGAGAGAATGACAGATAAGAGAATTTCAGGTCATATTTGGACTTTCCGccaaaaatgtttctgtgtagTGATGGTCTGGGCTATTGCTGAAACGATTAGTTTCAAACTGTGAGATGTGGTGGAAGATGGGGATGTGCAGggagagggttagggttagcatgGTGGACGTTTGTTTTTTGCAGTTTGGACCATGGATTTGGCTCAACATGGTCAGCAGTTGGAGCTGCAGCGCTTGTTCTTGAGTCTAATCTGAAAACACAAGCATACTTGCATATATTTCTAGATTTACACTTCCTGAGGATATCATTATCTACGATGTTCAACGCAAAGAGACTTCCATAAATCTGCTTAGGAATCCTAGAGCAAAGAAGCTCCTTAGAACTCCAATTAGTTAGATTAATCGTTAGTCATTGATTAAGAATATGTTCTGTCATTGTATAGACTAAACAATCAATTTACCAGCAATATAAGGGAAAGATGAATCTACAATGTAAATCATTAAACATAGCCCTTGACTGAACGCTCTCC of Cottoperca gobio chromosome 14, fCotGob3.1, whole genome shotgun sequence contains these proteins:
- the LOC115019247 gene encoding LOW QUALITY PROTEIN: ankyrin repeat domain-containing protein SOWAHA (The sequence of the model RefSeq protein was modified relative to this genomic sequence to represent the inferred CDS: deleted 2 bases in 2 codons), with product MVLTQESVLFLMIEEGGKVKKSDLVGKFKDFINSEDPVEKERNKELFKTFVNNVAFVKEIDGVRYVVVRKMYQHLLDRAQTAESGVENTENKEIPLTGEQQRPPAQSEETGGSDDAAGGERSAVSEPDQEQASEGNESPTELFCPIELALQRSKYKNVRIKRILNFEIQRQDTNGDNCPRGGAVNKPTRIQSKPFALPLRMPPSTTRVEIRKLKVDPPESPKLDSFRNKRSSVETDNSISSPQLRRSVKSTKASEEQETRGSSLVPLEQSEHEWLVKCAAGHWSQVYGLLLRDNQLAEKRDFMSGFTALHWAAKCGNSEMLVKIIDLSRQGGVDIDINAKTHGGYTPLHIAALHDQKYIMTMLVGEHGADPRVRDNCGKKAYHYLHKDVSDTMREIMGEPKAQQAQDRTPLEKEELDLFPDLSKSLNSISRLFQPNVTGTKKKHKQRPVFYSLSDDHSEEREDSSSRSSSFSHRVRSDASM